The Athene noctua chromosome 11, bAthNoc1.hap1.1, whole genome shotgun sequence genome has a segment encoding these proteins:
- the SHROOM4 gene encoding protein Shroom4 isoform X1 has translation MERAEGRPGAPQYVHVQLQGGAPWGFTLRGGLEHGEPLIVSKVEDGGKAALSRRLQPGDELVNISGTPLYGSRQEALILIKGSYRTLKMIVRRRSVPVLRPHSWHVAKLAESRPDAPAMHYPADAFSLSWPSGCDVSELSLQWNPLSRHCSTDRSSSIGSMESLDQPGQAYYEGDPSPVDQGMYHSKRDSAYSSFSASSIASDCAISLRPEEAASVDSGLQGPCKPPDGRYLTTGAEPPASRHTEAWRVPVPPQPPVRRDSLRAAPAGAGDRRRVSVSADMLHAKGRWISDTFLCQRDGEAEAAGGRTPFAMKDRLSSDQYYMLSSHPDRCPAEPLLGENVEPGNQPYPGGGMHRVPDAVAAGDSPLLSPLKGHTPHRHSAPEQLLASQLRSLQVGTGSERASPAPDGHRWTLSPLHPEDSRLGTAGAAQDPPHCPESCCRLPPCRCCPELQRACGQDGRGASPARSTEGPAEEESRAGGRRAGGPPHRSAQMRRRSDRFATSLRNEIQRRKAQLQKSRGPGAPPPGEEPVEEAEEPPEGSVQVEGPRAPAERLSPMPSEDSRNPGRSGDRGIPTPDPLPVPKGPPSPERVVPMSRGHWRWSPECKLQPQRSPSPGELEGYGQRPAAPSSPPRSSDEAVLLPFADRRRFFEESSRPVPPRHGKPPAGDPGAFQPPGPERRDTRRLSVDQTYNPPSPSRPGSAGPYAECCREQPPCYKPLGRPGELEYLRGFSYPYGVPLRPEPCRYCGGDPCPPPLPRGRACRCHPQPWGRCPDCYCPAPRPGREESDAWPPRRAFAPEFPLDEWEPPAITRKASQSVGELSRYQVGFPRVGPFHPCFESAEPEWPPCYRTTSTHDLSWDGDRVARSPESPPDPLHRPLRGRAFSESHLNLEPASPRGRDRRDLPRAKLDPPVISQKKGPPPPRPPPPNWEKYRQRRISQRLPDGSGHGSAFTAAPVPTRSIAEAVRERSQSLTGEQGGRSRGHTARPPAPPGAWPRPEPPRLLRRTPEPDAGSTEICRAAGAGEERPKVKHPWEMEEQPQRLGRNQERGWAGPCGMSECSLPLHGGPRPATPEAPKSSPGAAEGASCQGSRPQPRRVDSDELLWDVVGRDHSLAGILAPSAPLCTTTEVMGELLVVGERQDWRERYQQDWRLEALAQDRQGFEPISPPPGSTASSTSYSAYYGSAAGKTEPLGKMKELPEVVEGSSEDEEEEVDHELVEKKSPRPLSSQLQLIESLSRKLAVLREAQRGLQEDISANGALGEDVAARLQALCTPGEFDKYRLFVGDLDKVVNLLLSISGRLARVETALGSLGPHAPAEDKVALREKQRLLVAQLEDAKELKEHVGRREEAVGAMVARYLPAEHLQDYQHFVKMKSALIAEQRELEEKIKLGQEQLRCLRESLGQTPKGC, from the exons ATGGAGCGGGCCGAGGGCCGGCCCGGCGCCCCCCAGTACGTGCATGTGCAGCTGCAGGGGGGCGCGCCCTGGGGCTTCACGCTGCGCGGCGGGCTGGAGCACGGCGAACCCCTCATCGTCTCCAAG GTGGAGGACGGGGGCAAGGCTGCGCTGTCACGCCGGCTGCAGCCGGGCGATGAGCTGGTGAACATCAGCGGGACGCCGCTGTATGGGTCCCGCCAGGAGGCTCTGATCCTCATCAAGGGCTCCTACCGCACCCTGAAGATGATCGTCCGCAG GAGGAGCGTGCCCGTCCTCCGGCCCCATTCCTGGCACGTGGCCAAGCTTGCCGAAAGCCGTCCCGACGCCCCCGCCATGCACTACCCTGCTGACGCCTTCAGCCTCTCCTGGCCCTCGGGGTGTGATGTCAG CGAGCTGTCCCTGCAGTGGAACCCGCTGTCCCGGCACTGCAGCACCGACCGGAGCAGCTCCATCGGGAGCATGGAGAGCCTGGACCAGCCCGGCCAGGCCTACTATGAAGGGGACCCCTCACCCGTTGACCAGGGCATGTACCACAGCAAGCGGGACTCGGCCTACAGCTCCTTCTCTGCCAGCTCCATCGCCTCCGACTGTGCCATCTCCCTCCGCCCCGAGGAAGCAGCTTCTGTCGACTCCGGCCTCCAAGGCCCCTGCAAGCCCCCCGACGGGCGCTACCTGACCACCGGGGCTGAGCCACCCGCCAGCCGGCACACCGAGGCCTGGCGGgtgcctgtgcccccccagccccctgtcAGGAGGGACAGCCTGCGGGCAGCCCCGGCTGGCGCAGGGGACAGGCGCCGGGTGTCGGTGTCGGCGGACATGCTGCACGCCAAGGGCCGGTGGATCTCTGACACCTTCCTCTGCCAGCGAGACGGGGAGGCGGAGGCTGCGGGCGGGAGGACGCCGTTTGCCATGAAGGACCGTCTCTCCTCTGACCAGTATTACATGCTGAGCTCCCACCCGGACCGGTGCCCGGCTGAGCCGCTCCTGGGGGAGAATGTGGAGCCTGGCAACCAGCCGTACCCAGGTGGTGGCATGCACCGAGTGCCGGATGCTGTGGCAGCAGGTGACAGCCCGTTGCTGTCCCCCCTCAAGGGCCACACGCCGCACCGGCACAGTGCTCCTGAGCAGCTTCTGGCTTCCCAGCTCCGCTCCCTCCAGGTGGGCACTGGCAGCGAGCGAGCCTCACCAGCTCCCGATGGGCACCGCTGGACCTTATCCCCGCTGCACCCCGAGGACAGCCGGCTGGGGACTGCAGGGGCCGCCCAGGACCCCCCACACTGCCCAGAGTCATGTTGCCGTCTGCCACCCTGCCGCTGCTGCCCTGAGCTGCAGCGAGCCTGCGGGCAGGACGGGCGGGGGGCCAGCCCAGCACGCAGCACCGAGGGGCCGGCAGAGGAGGAGAGCCGGGCGGGGGGACGGCGGGCTGGGGGTCCTCCCCACCGCTCCGCTCAGATGCGCCGCCGCAGCGACCGCTTTGCCACCAGCTTGCGCAACGAGATCCAGCGGCGCAAGGCCCAGCTGCAGAAGAGCCGGGGTCCCGGTGCCCCGCCACCTGGTGAAGAGCCGGTGGAGGAGGCGGAGGAGCCGCCTGAGGGCAGCGTGCAGGTGGAAGGACCCCGTGCCCCAGCTGAGCGTCTCAGCCCCATGCCGAGTGAGGACAGCAGGAACCCCGGCCGCTCGGGGGACCGGGGCATTCCCACCCCTGACCCGCTGCCAGTCCCCAAAGGGCCCCCGTCTCCTGAGCGGGTGGTGCCGATGAGTCGGGGCCACTGGCGCTGGTCTCCGGAGTGCAAGCTGCAGCCACAACGCTCGCCCAGCCCTGGCGAGCTGGAGGGCTACGGCCAGAGGCCGGCGGCCCCCAGCTCCCCGCCGCGGAGCAGCGATGAGGCCGTCCTCCTGCCCTTCGCCGACCGCCGCCGGTTCTTCGAGGAGAGCAGCCGGCCGGTGCCGCCCCGGCATGGCAAGCCCCCGGCAGGTGATCCTGGTGCCTTCCAGCCCCCTGGCCCCGAGCGCCGGGACACCCGCCGCCTCTCCGTGGACCAGACCTACAACCCCCCCTCACCCAGCCGCCCTGGTTCTGCCGGCCCCTATGCCGAGTgctgccgggagcagcccccctgCTACAAGCCGCTGGGGAGGCCAGGGGAGCTGGAGTACCTGCGGGGCTTCTCCTACCCCTACGGAGTTCCCCTGCGCCCCGAGCCCTGCCGCTACTGTGGGGGGGACCCGTGCCCCCCACCGCTGCCCCGCGGACGTGCCTGCCgctgccacccccagccctggggacgcTGCCCCGACTGCTACTGCCCAGCCCCCCGCCCTGGGCGGGAGGAGAGTGACGCCTGGCCCCCCCGGAGAGCTTTCGCCCCG GAATTTCCTCTGGATGAGTGGGAACCACCAGCGATAACTAGGAAAGCCAGTCAGTCCGTCGG tgAGCTCTCCCGCTACCAAGTGGGCTTCCCAAGGGTTGGCCCCTTCCACCCCTGCTTTGAGAGTGCTGAGCCGGAGTGGCCACCCTGCTACCGGACCACGTCCACGCATGACCTGTCATGGGATGGTGACCGTGTTGCCCGCTCCCCCGAGAGCCCCCCGGACCCCCTGCACCGCCCGCTGCGGGGCAGAGCCTTCTCCGAGAGCCACCTCAACCTGGAGCCTGCCAGCCCTCGGGGCCGTGACCGGAGAGACCTTCCCCGTGCCAAGCTGGACCCCCCTGTCATCTCCCAAAAGAAGggccccccacctccccgcccACCTCCCCCCAACTGGGAGAAGTACAGGCAGCGCCGGATATCCCAGCGCCTGCCGGATGGTTCCGGGCATGGCTCTGCCTTCACTGCTGCCCCGGTGCCAACCCGCAGCATCGCTGAGGCTGTGCGTGAGCGCTCGCAGAGCCtcactggggagcaggggggccgGTCCCGGGGGCACACTGCTCGCCCCCCTGCCCCGCCAGGTGCCTGGCCCCGACCCGAGCCCCCCAGATTGCTCCGCAGGACACCCGAGCCCGATGCTGGCAGCACTGAGATTTGCAG GGCGGCAGGTGCCGGGGAAGAGCGGCCGAAGGTGAAGCACCCCTGGGAGATGGAGGAGCAGCCCCAAAGGCTTGGCCGGAAccaggagcggggctgggctggcccATGCGGCATGAGTGAGTGCTCCCTGCCCCTGCATGGGGGCCCCCGCCCTGCCACCCCAGAGGCACCCAAGTCCAGCCCCGGAGCAGCGGAGGGGGCAAGCTGCCAGGGgagccggccccagccccgccgtgTGGACTCGGATGAGCTGCTGTGGGATGTGGTGGGCAGGGACCACTCCCTGGCTGGCATCCTGGCCCCCTCGGCCCCCCTCTGCACCACCACCGAGGTGATGGGCGAGCTGCTGGTGGTGGGGGAGCGGCAGGACTGGCGGGAGCGTTACCAGCAGGACTGGCGCCtggaggccctggcacaggacAG GCAGGGCTTCGAGCCCATCTCGCCGCCCCCCGGGAGCACTGCCAGCTCCACCTCCTACTCGGCATATTACGGCTCAGCAGCAGGCAAAACTGAGCCTCTCGGCAAGATGAAGGAGCTGCCAGAGGTGGTGGAGGGAAGCtcggaggatgaggaggaggaggtggaccACGAGCTGGTGGAAAAGAAG TCACCCCGACCTCTTTCCTCGCAGCTGCAGCTGATCGAGAGCCTGAGCCGCAAGCTGGCGGTGCTGCGGGAGGCACAGcgggggctgcaggaggacatCAGCGCCAACGGGGCACTGGGCGAGGACGTGGCTGCCCGTCTGCAAGCTCTCTGCACCCCGGGGGAGTTTGACAAGTACCGCCTCTTCGTGGGCGACCTGGACAAGGTGGTCAACCTCCTGCTCTCCATCTCGGGGCGCCTGGCCAGGGTGGAGACTGCCTTGGGCAGCCTGGGGCCGCATGCCCCCGCGGAGGACAag GTGGCCCTGCGGGAGAAACAGCGGCTGCTGGTGGCGCAGCTGGAGGACGCCAAGGAGCTGAAGGAGCACGTGGGGCGGCGGGAAGAGGCGGTGGGCGCCATGGTGGCACGGTACCTACCCGCTGAGCACCTCCAGGACTACCAGCACTTCGTCAAGATGAAGTCGGCCCTCATTGCCGAGcagcgggagctggaggagaagatCAAGCTGGGCCAGGAGCAGCTACGGTGCCTGCGTGAGAGCCTCGGTCAGACTCCCAAGGGCTGCTAG
- the SHROOM4 gene encoding protein Shroom4 isoform X5, producing the protein MYHSKRDSAYSSFSASSIASDCAISLRPEEAASVDSGLQGPCKPPDGRYLTTGAEPPASRHTEAWRVPVPPQPPVRRDSLRAAPAGAGDRRRVSVSADMLHAKGRWISDTFLCQRDGEAEAAGGRTPFAMKDRLSSDQYYMLSSHPDRCPAEPLLGENVEPGNQPYPGGGMHRVPDAVAAGDSPLLSPLKGHTPHRHSAPEQLLASQLRSLQVGTGSERASPAPDGHRWTLSPLHPEDSRLGTAGAAQDPPHCPESCCRLPPCRCCPELQRACGQDGRGASPARSTEGPAEEESRAGGRRAGGPPHRSAQMRRRSDRFATSLRNEIQRRKAQLQKSRGPGAPPPGEEPVEEAEEPPEGSVQVEGPRAPAERLSPMPSEDSRNPGRSGDRGIPTPDPLPVPKGPPSPERVVPMSRGHWRWSPECKLQPQRSPSPGELEGYGQRPAAPSSPPRSSDEAVLLPFADRRRFFEESSRPVPPRHGKPPAGDPGAFQPPGPERRDTRRLSVDQTYNPPSPSRPGSAGPYAECCREQPPCYKPLGRPGELEYLRGFSYPYGVPLRPEPCRYCGGDPCPPPLPRGRACRCHPQPWGRCPDCYCPAPRPGREESDAWPPRRAFAPEFPLDEWEPPAITRKASQSVGELSRYQVGFPRVGPFHPCFESAEPEWPPCYRTTSTHDLSWDGDRVARSPESPPDPLHRPLRGRAFSESHLNLEPASPRGRDRRDLPRAKLDPPVISQKKGPPPPRPPPPNWEKYRQRRISQRLPDGSGHGSAFTAAPVPTRSIAEAVRERSQSLTGEQGGRSRGHTARPPAPPGAWPRPEPPRLLRRTPEPDAGSTEICRAAGAGEERPKVKHPWEMEEQPQRLGRNQERGWAGPCGMSECSLPLHGGPRPATPEAPKSSPGAAEGASCQGSRPQPRRVDSDELLWDVVGRDHSLAGILAPSAPLCTTTEVMGELLVVGERQDWRERYQQDWRLEALAQDRQGFEPISPPPGSTASSTSYSAYYGSAAGKTEPLGKMKELPEVVEGSSEDEEEEVDHELVEKKSPRPLSSQLQLIESLSRKLAVLREAQRGLQEDISANGALGEDVAARLQALCTPGEFDKYRLFVGDLDKVVNLLLSISGRLARVETALGSLGPHAPAEDKVALREKQRLLVAQLEDAKELKEHVGRREEAVGAMVARYLPAEHLQDYQHFVKMKSALIAEQRELEEKIKLGQEQLRCLRESLGQTPKGC; encoded by the exons ATGTACCACAGCAAGCGGGACTCGGCCTACAGCTCCTTCTCTGCCAGCTCCATCGCCTCCGACTGTGCCATCTCCCTCCGCCCCGAGGAAGCAGCTTCTGTCGACTCCGGCCTCCAAGGCCCCTGCAAGCCCCCCGACGGGCGCTACCTGACCACCGGGGCTGAGCCACCCGCCAGCCGGCACACCGAGGCCTGGCGGgtgcctgtgcccccccagccccctgtcAGGAGGGACAGCCTGCGGGCAGCCCCGGCTGGCGCAGGGGACAGGCGCCGGGTGTCGGTGTCGGCGGACATGCTGCACGCCAAGGGCCGGTGGATCTCTGACACCTTCCTCTGCCAGCGAGACGGGGAGGCGGAGGCTGCGGGCGGGAGGACGCCGTTTGCCATGAAGGACCGTCTCTCCTCTGACCAGTATTACATGCTGAGCTCCCACCCGGACCGGTGCCCGGCTGAGCCGCTCCTGGGGGAGAATGTGGAGCCTGGCAACCAGCCGTACCCAGGTGGTGGCATGCACCGAGTGCCGGATGCTGTGGCAGCAGGTGACAGCCCGTTGCTGTCCCCCCTCAAGGGCCACACGCCGCACCGGCACAGTGCTCCTGAGCAGCTTCTGGCTTCCCAGCTCCGCTCCCTCCAGGTGGGCACTGGCAGCGAGCGAGCCTCACCAGCTCCCGATGGGCACCGCTGGACCTTATCCCCGCTGCACCCCGAGGACAGCCGGCTGGGGACTGCAGGGGCCGCCCAGGACCCCCCACACTGCCCAGAGTCATGTTGCCGTCTGCCACCCTGCCGCTGCTGCCCTGAGCTGCAGCGAGCCTGCGGGCAGGACGGGCGGGGGGCCAGCCCAGCACGCAGCACCGAGGGGCCGGCAGAGGAGGAGAGCCGGGCGGGGGGACGGCGGGCTGGGGGTCCTCCCCACCGCTCCGCTCAGATGCGCCGCCGCAGCGACCGCTTTGCCACCAGCTTGCGCAACGAGATCCAGCGGCGCAAGGCCCAGCTGCAGAAGAGCCGGGGTCCCGGTGCCCCGCCACCTGGTGAAGAGCCGGTGGAGGAGGCGGAGGAGCCGCCTGAGGGCAGCGTGCAGGTGGAAGGACCCCGTGCCCCAGCTGAGCGTCTCAGCCCCATGCCGAGTGAGGACAGCAGGAACCCCGGCCGCTCGGGGGACCGGGGCATTCCCACCCCTGACCCGCTGCCAGTCCCCAAAGGGCCCCCGTCTCCTGAGCGGGTGGTGCCGATGAGTCGGGGCCACTGGCGCTGGTCTCCGGAGTGCAAGCTGCAGCCACAACGCTCGCCCAGCCCTGGCGAGCTGGAGGGCTACGGCCAGAGGCCGGCGGCCCCCAGCTCCCCGCCGCGGAGCAGCGATGAGGCCGTCCTCCTGCCCTTCGCCGACCGCCGCCGGTTCTTCGAGGAGAGCAGCCGGCCGGTGCCGCCCCGGCATGGCAAGCCCCCGGCAGGTGATCCTGGTGCCTTCCAGCCCCCTGGCCCCGAGCGCCGGGACACCCGCCGCCTCTCCGTGGACCAGACCTACAACCCCCCCTCACCCAGCCGCCCTGGTTCTGCCGGCCCCTATGCCGAGTgctgccgggagcagcccccctgCTACAAGCCGCTGGGGAGGCCAGGGGAGCTGGAGTACCTGCGGGGCTTCTCCTACCCCTACGGAGTTCCCCTGCGCCCCGAGCCCTGCCGCTACTGTGGGGGGGACCCGTGCCCCCCACCGCTGCCCCGCGGACGTGCCTGCCgctgccacccccagccctggggacgcTGCCCCGACTGCTACTGCCCAGCCCCCCGCCCTGGGCGGGAGGAGAGTGACGCCTGGCCCCCCCGGAGAGCTTTCGCCCCG GAATTTCCTCTGGATGAGTGGGAACCACCAGCGATAACTAGGAAAGCCAGTCAGTCCGTCGG tgAGCTCTCCCGCTACCAAGTGGGCTTCCCAAGGGTTGGCCCCTTCCACCCCTGCTTTGAGAGTGCTGAGCCGGAGTGGCCACCCTGCTACCGGACCACGTCCACGCATGACCTGTCATGGGATGGTGACCGTGTTGCCCGCTCCCCCGAGAGCCCCCCGGACCCCCTGCACCGCCCGCTGCGGGGCAGAGCCTTCTCCGAGAGCCACCTCAACCTGGAGCCTGCCAGCCCTCGGGGCCGTGACCGGAGAGACCTTCCCCGTGCCAAGCTGGACCCCCCTGTCATCTCCCAAAAGAAGggccccccacctccccgcccACCTCCCCCCAACTGGGAGAAGTACAGGCAGCGCCGGATATCCCAGCGCCTGCCGGATGGTTCCGGGCATGGCTCTGCCTTCACTGCTGCCCCGGTGCCAACCCGCAGCATCGCTGAGGCTGTGCGTGAGCGCTCGCAGAGCCtcactggggagcaggggggccgGTCCCGGGGGCACACTGCTCGCCCCCCTGCCCCGCCAGGTGCCTGGCCCCGACCCGAGCCCCCCAGATTGCTCCGCAGGACACCCGAGCCCGATGCTGGCAGCACTGAGATTTGCAG GGCGGCAGGTGCCGGGGAAGAGCGGCCGAAGGTGAAGCACCCCTGGGAGATGGAGGAGCAGCCCCAAAGGCTTGGCCGGAAccaggagcggggctgggctggcccATGCGGCATGAGTGAGTGCTCCCTGCCCCTGCATGGGGGCCCCCGCCCTGCCACCCCAGAGGCACCCAAGTCCAGCCCCGGAGCAGCGGAGGGGGCAAGCTGCCAGGGgagccggccccagccccgccgtgTGGACTCGGATGAGCTGCTGTGGGATGTGGTGGGCAGGGACCACTCCCTGGCTGGCATCCTGGCCCCCTCGGCCCCCCTCTGCACCACCACCGAGGTGATGGGCGAGCTGCTGGTGGTGGGGGAGCGGCAGGACTGGCGGGAGCGTTACCAGCAGGACTGGCGCCtggaggccctggcacaggacAG GCAGGGCTTCGAGCCCATCTCGCCGCCCCCCGGGAGCACTGCCAGCTCCACCTCCTACTCGGCATATTACGGCTCAGCAGCAGGCAAAACTGAGCCTCTCGGCAAGATGAAGGAGCTGCCAGAGGTGGTGGAGGGAAGCtcggaggatgaggaggaggaggtggaccACGAGCTGGTGGAAAAGAAG TCACCCCGACCTCTTTCCTCGCAGCTGCAGCTGATCGAGAGCCTGAGCCGCAAGCTGGCGGTGCTGCGGGAGGCACAGcgggggctgcaggaggacatCAGCGCCAACGGGGCACTGGGCGAGGACGTGGCTGCCCGTCTGCAAGCTCTCTGCACCCCGGGGGAGTTTGACAAGTACCGCCTCTTCGTGGGCGACCTGGACAAGGTGGTCAACCTCCTGCTCTCCATCTCGGGGCGCCTGGCCAGGGTGGAGACTGCCTTGGGCAGCCTGGGGCCGCATGCCCCCGCGGAGGACAag GTGGCCCTGCGGGAGAAACAGCGGCTGCTGGTGGCGCAGCTGGAGGACGCCAAGGAGCTGAAGGAGCACGTGGGGCGGCGGGAAGAGGCGGTGGGCGCCATGGTGGCACGGTACCTACCCGCTGAGCACCTCCAGGACTACCAGCACTTCGTCAAGATGAAGTCGGCCCTCATTGCCGAGcagcgggagctggaggagaagatCAAGCTGGGCCAGGAGCAGCTACGGTGCCTGCGTGAGAGCCTCGGTCAGACTCCCAAGGGCTGCTAG